A window from Gemmatimonadaceae bacterium encodes these proteins:
- a CDS encoding DUF4249 domain-containing protein: protein MRGKQIGRAWRAAMWGLAPALLAGCEFGKAVIPAPTPRIVVHAVLNAGAAEQVVLVESSLTGRVVIDDSLKFDPLDPIRTAGGEPITGAEVRLLTGADTIGVAATETRVSGRGTGRYVVARAQLAVAPGGTYRLRIRTADGRVVTGRTTVPGAPGGWNADAARTRQPLAFNRDRDSLHLAWAGAAGGRTYAVRVETPYGPWALFSDSTSFTLSGGLRNFLAAGLPNVFLPGFSQQLSITSVDQNFYDYNRSGNDPFGGSGLISSVSGGLGLFGSLVVLGTYDVATTRVDTAPIDARWTGTAASGAVVDLDLWVDDPGPNASAITGRQRTPRRYVLGIQSGETVRLATLVGSSSADTLAFFTGRLAGDSLVGTYDRRFDTSGPTRFRRAAR from the coding sequence TTGCGTGGTAAGCAGATCGGTCGCGCGTGGCGCGCCGCGATGTGGGGCCTCGCGCCAGCGCTGCTCGCGGGGTGCGAGTTTGGCAAAGCGGTCATTCCGGCCCCGACACCACGCATTGTGGTGCATGCGGTCCTGAATGCCGGGGCCGCCGAGCAGGTGGTGCTGGTGGAGTCGTCGCTCACCGGTCGCGTGGTGATCGACGATTCGCTCAAGTTCGATCCGCTCGATCCGATTCGCACCGCCGGCGGCGAGCCGATCACCGGTGCTGAGGTGCGCCTGCTGACCGGCGCCGACACGATCGGCGTTGCGGCCACGGAGACGCGCGTGAGCGGCCGCGGGACGGGGCGCTATGTCGTCGCACGGGCGCAGCTCGCCGTCGCCCCGGGTGGCACGTATCGCTTGCGCATTCGCACCGCCGATGGACGTGTCGTGACCGGCCGCACGACGGTGCCCGGCGCGCCGGGGGGCTGGAATGCCGACGCGGCGCGCACGCGACAGCCGCTCGCGTTCAACCGCGATCGCGACTCCCTGCACCTCGCCTGGGCGGGCGCGGCGGGTGGGCGCACGTACGCGGTGCGCGTCGAGACCCCGTACGGACCGTGGGCGCTCTTTTCCGACAGCACGTCGTTCACCTTGAGCGGCGGGCTGCGCAACTTCCTCGCGGCCGGCCTGCCGAATGTGTTCCTGCCGGGCTTCTCGCAGCAGCTGTCCATCACCTCGGTCGATCAGAACTTCTACGACTACAATCGCTCCGGCAACGATCCCTTCGGTGGCTCCGGGCTGATCTCCAGTGTGAGCGGTGGGCTCGGGCTCTTCGGCAGCCTGGTGGTGCTGGGGACCTACGACGTTGCCACGACGCGCGTGGATACCGCGCCGATCGACGCCCGCTGGACCGGCACCGCCGCCAGTGGGGCGGTGGTCGATCTCGATCTCTGGGTGGACGACCCCGGCCCGAACGCCAGCGCCATCACCGGGCGTCAGCGCACGCCGCGGCGCTACGTGCTGGGCATCCAATCGGGCGAAACCGTGCGATTGGCCACGCTCGTGGGCTCCTCCAGCGCCGACACCCTCGCCTTCTTTACGGGACGCCTCGCGGGCGACAGTCTGGTAGGGACCTACGACCGGCGTTTCGATACCAGCGGCCCCACGCGTTTCCGCCGCGCCGCGCGCTAG